The window ACGACCGCCTCGACATCCACTTCCACTTCATCCTCGGCGAAAGCTTCTACCACCCCTGGCTCCACGACACCGTCCAAGACCTCCTCTCCCTCGGCATCGCACGCCCAAGCCAAGGCGCCATCGCCATCTTCTTCGACGACGACCCCGACCTCCGCCACACCCCCATGCTCATCCAAAAAACCGACGAAGGCTACCTCTACGCCACCACCGACCTCGCCGCACTCCGCTACCGCATCCTCACCCTCCACGCCGACGAAATCCTCTACGTCACCGACGGCCGCCAACAACGCCACTTCCGCCAACTCTTCGCCGTCGCCCGACGCTGGCTCCCCTCCCACCCCGTCACCCTCCGCCACATCTGGTTCGGCACCATCCTCGGCCCAGACAAAAAACCCCTCAAAACCCGCGAAGGCACCCCCATCAAACTCCGCGACCTCCTCGACGAAGCCGAAACCCGCGCCCTCTCCCTCATCCGCCAAAAACGCCCCGACCTCCCACCCGACCAACACACCCACATCGCCCGCACCATCGGCATCAGCGCCCTCAAATACGCCGACCTCGCCCAAAACCGCAACCTCGACTACATCTTCGACTGGGACCGCCTCCTCGCCCTCGACGGCAACACCGCCCCCTACCTCCTCAACGCCTACGTCCGCATCGCCTCCATCTTCCGCAAAGCCCACCTCACCCCACAACGCACCCCCATCCCCACCCTCCAACACCCCCTCGAAATCGCCCTCGCCAAAAAAATCCTCGCCTACGCAGACGCCCTCGACGACACCCTCCACGACTACCGCCCACACCTCCTCTGCACCTACCTCTACGAACTCGCCACCCTCTTCCACCAATACTACGAACACTGCCCCATCCTCAAAACCGAAGGCGACACCCGCACCACCCGCCTCTCCCTCTGCGCCTGGACCCGCGACACCCTCGCCCACGGCCTCTCCCTCCTCGGCATCCCCACCCTCGAAGAAATGTAACCCACAGACCCCCAACATCAATCAAACCCCAAAATCCCACACCACCCCCCCTTGAAGTGCGGTGTCAAGCGAGGCTTTTGCCTCGCGCGACACCGCTCTCCTTTGCACTGCGGTGGCAAGCAAGGCTCTGCCTTGTGCCACGCCGCTTTTAATATCAAGTCAAAATCCTCCAATGCCGCATCAGAATCTTCCAATACTGCGCCAGAATCCTCCAATGCCGCATCAGAATCTTCCAATACCGCCTCAGAAACTTCCAATACCGCCTCAGAAACTTCCAATACCGCGCCAGAATCTTCCAATACCGCCCCAGAAACTTCCAATGCCGCCCCAGAAACTTCCAATGCCGCATCAGAATCTTCCAAGACCGCCTCAGAAACTTCCAATACCGCGCCAGAATCTTCCAATATTGCCCCAGAAACTTCCAATACTGCGTCAGAAACTTCCAATATCGCCTCCACAATCCTCAAGACCGCCTCAGCGCCCTTTCATCTGCCTTCACACACCCTCACAAAACCGACTTTTTACTATTTCAAACATAAAATCCCACCATTCCCCAATCCAGCAAACCCCTGAAGGGCCCGGTTCCCCCCGCGCCATCGGGGATTGGATCCGCGGACGCCGTGAAAGGCGTCCCTCCACTTGAAATGGAGGGCGCCGTTCCACCGGCGCCATGCGGGATTTCATTCGCGGACGCCGTGAAAGGCGTCCCTCCACAGGTCGGGGTGGAACCCGACCCTCCAGATGCTGAAAACGCCGGGTATTGGCCGGGCCGACAGCTCATCTCCCGCCCTCCTCCACGATCCAGATTTTATCCCCAGTCAGACCGCCTCCCGCTCCTCAGCCGTCAACCTCAACTCCTCAAACACCACGGAGTTTGCGATGAGATGCTTTTGTATGTTCACCAACTTGCCGGTTTGGAAAACGTTCCTTTGGCATCGGTCAACTGGGTCGGGAACTGAATGCAGCAAGGACGCCATCACGGATGTGCTTGTTGAACGTGGCTTGCGCGGCAAGCACACGGCATGGGCGTTTTTGCGGATTCAGCACGCCGACCGGCAACTTCAGTTCGTTCATCACCACCTGCACTGGCGCGAGGAGGTCAGAGTCACCGCTGATGATCACCGCGCACTCAAACCGCCGGTTGTAGGCGTCGCTCAACAATTGCGTCGCCAAATTCACGTCCGAGCCTTTTTCGTCGGTCTTGATTACCCACACAAAAGCTGTCTGACCGGGCTGCGGATCAGCCAGCCGCATCTGCACCGGGTGTGTAAGGAAATGGCCGTAGAAAATTTCCAGATTGGGGATCGTTTGCAATGCGCGCAGATAGGTTTGTTGTCGGCGTGACGCCTCGGGGTCATGGGCGCGCGAACTGATTCGGGCAGTGAAATATTTGATCCGCTCGATGCGATGTTGTGGCAGCATCAATGCGCATAGCCGGGCGATGTTCAGCCACTTGTAAGCAGTGCCCTTGACGCAGCCGTAATAGAGGTTGAACGCATCCACGTAAACGAACGTTTTCATCAGCACCCAACCCGCAAAAAACAGGGGTTGCGTTTTGCAACGCAGCCCCGCGCCTTCGCTGTCAAAACGGGGAAGATTATCAATGTCATCGTTAACGATATCGGATAAAGTGTCAAACCTTCTCCTCAAGCGACATTGTCCATTTTTCATCTCGCACGTCACCCAAGCTTTTTTGAGCCAAGCTCAGACAATCGAAAAACGTCTCGACAAAATGCCTCCCAATCCCTTGCCATCACATTCCGCGCATGAGCTCCGACTCAAGCACTGTGACCATTGCCCCCGCTTCTTCCCGCAAGACTCTCAGGAATCAACACTCCGTAATTCCCCTGCTAAGTCGCTACTAAAAACGTCTCTCCATCCTTCCCGCCGGGTTTTCTCTCTTCAACATGTGATTGAGATTTTCCACTAACTCATCGTCCAAAAGGATAGCCAATTCAGGCCCTCACAAACCGACGTCTGCCAGTGTGCTCTTACCGCGCCTCACAGAAAATCCAACCCTGAAGACTCCCTCTCCGACGACTCCGGAGGAGCAGACTGAACTGACGCATGCTCAAAACGTTGTATCGTCAATCCTCGCTCCGCCTCCATCCGCTTCAAATCGGCC of the Candidatus Methylacidiphilales bacterium genome contains:
- a CDS encoding NYN domain-containing protein, which codes for MKNGQCRLRRRFDTLSDIVNDDIDNLPRFDSEGAGLRCKTQPLFFAGWVLMKTFVYVDAFNLYYGCVKGTAYKWLNIARLCALMLPQHRIERIKYFTARISSRAHDPEASRRQQTYLRALQTIPNLEIFYGHFLTHPVQMRLADPQPGQTAFVWVIKTDEKGSDVNLATQLLSDAYNRRFECAVIISGDSDLLAPVQVVMNELKLPVGVLNPQKRPCRVLAAQATFNKHIRDGVLAAFSSRPS
- the argS gene encoding arginine--tRNA ligase — encoded protein: MISPRHHLTQWLTQALPTLHLHHLPPTPIQPCPHPAHGDYQTNLALTHAKTLSTTPTSLAHTLIQALPPHPLFETPQIAGPGFINFRLTPHGILHLLNTHHHDPRLGIPTTPHPRHIIIDFSSPNVAKEMHIGHIRSTLLGDVLARILTFTGHRVTRINHLGDWGTQFGKILLAYKRYGSPLALEQNPIPHLESLYQRITQEEKTDPTTAQAARDELVRLQRGDPENLALWKTFCQHTLRTLFPLYDRLDIHFHFILGESFYHPWLHDTVQDLLSLGIARPSQGAIAIFFDDDPDLRHTPMLIQKTDEGYLYATTDLAALRYRILTLHADEILYVTDGRQQRHFRQLFAVARRWLPSHPVTLRHIWFGTILGPDKKPLKTREGTPIKLRDLLDEAETRALSLIRQKRPDLPPDQHTHIARTIGISALKYADLAQNRNLDYIFDWDRLLALDGNTAPYLLNAYVRIASIFRKAHLTPQRTPIPTLQHPLEIALAKKILAYADALDDTLHDYRPHLLCTYLYELATLFHQYYEHCPILKTEGDTRTTRLSLCAWTRDTLAHGLSLLGIPTLEEM